In the Octadecabacter sp. SW4 genome, one interval contains:
- a CDS encoding cupin domain-containing protein: protein MNKVTLTDKLAQFDDHWSPRIVADYNGNDVMLAKFSGEFHWHSHPDTDDFFLVVQGRVAIDLPAQTLELDVGDLFVVPAGVAHRPRALSDEAAVLLIEPKGTPNTGDPATAAPKPRL, encoded by the coding sequence ATGAACAAAGTTACGCTCACCGATAAACTTGCGCAGTTCGATGATCACTGGAGCCCGCGCATCGTCGCGGATTACAATGGCAACGACGTGATGCTGGCCAAATTTTCCGGCGAATTTCACTGGCACAGCCACCCGGATACCGATGACTTCTTCCTCGTGGTGCAGGGGCGCGTGGCGATTGACCTGCCCGCTCAGACGCTGGAACTTGATGTCGGTGACCTGTTTGTTGTCCCCGCTGGTGTCGCCCACCGCCCGCGCGCGCTCAGCGATGAAGCCGCAGTGCTGCTGATCGAACCCAAGGGCACCCCCAACACCGGCGATCCGGCCACCGCCGCGCCCAAGCCGCGGCTTTGA
- a CDS encoding aminopeptidase P family protein, with amino-acid sequence MDRPEFYRFHNGEKAVQAFDAAEFDTRLAGLREIMAAAGVEACVFTSMHAIAYYSGFLYCAFGRPYGLIVTATQDVTISAGIDAGQPWRRSHGDNITYTDWTRDNYWRAILSVTGEGSVIGYEGDHLTLVQKAKLDEFLKPLKTVDVAPAIMRQRMHKSPAEIALIRHGAQVADVGGYAIRDAITVGAREIDVAMAGRDAMEAEIAKRFPDAEYRDTWVWFQSGVNTDGAHNPVTARALEIGDILSLNTFPMINAYYTALERTMFVREVDEASLKIWEANVAAHEYGMSLLKPGASCAEITHKINAFFDERQLLQYRTFGYGHSFGVLSHYYGREAGLELREDIDTVLEPGMVISMEPMLTIAQGNPGAGGYREHDILVITEDGNENITGYPYGPDFNVVG; translated from the coding sequence ATGGACCGTCCCGAATTTTACCGTTTTCACAATGGCGAAAAGGCCGTGCAGGCCTTCGACGCTGCCGAATTTGACACGCGCCTTGCGGGCCTGCGCGAGATCATGGCCGCCGCAGGCGTCGAGGCCTGCGTTTTTACATCCATGCATGCGATCGCTTATTATTCCGGTTTCCTGTATTGCGCATTTGGTCGCCCCTATGGGCTGATTGTCACGGCCACGCAGGATGTGACCATCAGCGCCGGGATCGACGCGGGTCAGCCGTGGCGGCGCAGTCATGGCGACAACATCACCTATACCGACTGGACCCGCGACAATTACTGGCGTGCGATCCTTTCGGTAACGGGCGAAGGCAGCGTGATCGGCTACGAGGGGGACCATCTGACGCTGGTGCAAAAGGCCAAGCTGGACGAGTTCCTGAAACCCTTGAAAACTGTCGATGTCGCCCCCGCGATCATGCGCCAAAGGATGCACAAGTCCCCCGCCGAGATCGCCCTGATCCGCCACGGTGCGCAGGTTGCCGATGTGGGCGGCTATGCGATCCGCGATGCTATCACGGTTGGCGCGCGCGAGATCGACGTGGCAATGGCTGGCCGTGACGCGATGGAGGCCGAGATTGCCAAGCGCTTTCCCGACGCTGAATACCGCGACACATGGGTCTGGTTCCAGTCGGGTGTGAACACCGACGGCGCGCATAATCCGGTGACGGCGCGCGCGCTGGAAATCGGTGATATCCTGAGCCTGAATACCTTTCCGATGATCAACGCCTACTACACGGCACTTGAGCGGACGATGTTTGTGCGCGAGGTCGATGAAGCGAGCCTGAAAATATGGGAAGCCAATGTGGCGGCCCATGAATACGGCATGTCGCTGCTGAAACCGGGCGCAAGCTGCGCCGAGATTACTCATAAAATCAACGCTTTCTTTGATGAACGGCAGCTGTTGCAATATCGCACGTTCGGCTATGGTCATTCGTTCGGGGTGTTGTCGCATTATTATGGCCGCGAGGCCGGTTTGGAGTTGCGCGAGGACATCGACACCGTGCTGGAGCCGGGCATGGTCATTTCGATGGAACCGATGCTGACGATTGCCCAAGGAAACCCCGGAGCAGGCGGGTATCGCGAGCATGATATTCTGGTGATCACCGAGGACGGAAACGAGAATATCACCGGGTATCCCTATGGGCCGGACTTCAACGTCGTTGGTTAA
- a CDS encoding L,D-transpeptidase, whose amino-acid sequence MPFTAPDRRRFLALSGAVALGACTPALTEEEVRAATDLERFGFTPAEGYGLIEDGEYTIPPVPLGYLEYPNRRELVVYDGTESAGTIEIDPHAKFLYWILDDGTAWRYPIAVGRAGRSLRRPTVIRRKVEWPGWTPTANMLRTQPEVYGPFRSGVPGGLASPLGARALYLYQGGRDTYYRIHGTNDLASIGNSGSAGCIRLFNQDIIDLYERVPNGTNVRIRTKADSERILGPELSNRGVELPPTIVSPETIYGAVEDQTAADTDTGAETDA is encoded by the coding sequence ATGCCCTTTACCGCACCAGATCGTCGCAGATTTCTGGCGCTTTCCGGCGCAGTTGCCCTTGGCGCCTGCACACCTGCGCTGACCGAAGAAGAGGTGCGGGCGGCAACTGATCTGGAACGGTTCGGGTTTACCCCCGCCGAAGGTTACGGGCTGATCGAGGATGGCGAATATACCATACCGCCGGTGCCGCTTGGCTATCTGGAATACCCCAACCGCCGCGAGTTGGTTGTCTATGACGGAACCGAGTCCGCGGGCACGATTGAAATCGATCCGCATGCCAAGTTTCTATACTGGATTCTTGATGACGGCACGGCCTGGCGCTATCCCATCGCTGTTGGCCGCGCCGGGCGGTCCCTGCGCCGCCCGACCGTGATCCGGCGCAAGGTTGAATGGCCCGGCTGGACACCCACGGCGAACATGCTGCGCACCCAACCCGAAGTCTACGGCCCCTTCCGCAGCGGCGTGCCCGGCGGGTTGGCCAGCCCCTTGGGCGCGCGCGCGCTTTATCTGTATCAGGGCGGGCGCGACACCTACTACCGCATTCACGGCACCAATGATCTTGCATCGATCGGCAATTCGGGGTCGGCGGGCTGCATTCGTCTGTTTAATCAGGATATTATCGACCTTTACGAGCGTGTGCCCAATGGCACCAACGTGCGCATCCGCACCAAGGCGGACTCCGAACGTATCCTTGGGCCGGAGCTATCCAACCGTGGCGTTGAACTGCCCCCGACGATTGTGTCGCCCGAAACGATTTACGGCGCGGTCGAGGACCAGACGGCGGCGGACACCGACACCGGCGCAGAAACCGACGCATAA
- a CDS encoding ATP-binding protein translates to MSQTSDQMELREEDVVKHYAAALRMLDGFDHAPRIADARENPVAEKSSGVGTRRRFRSTTPGLVTKRTARTEGVQLIARVESADQGDGLCSPVQASVLQGLRRALAIALAVAEQYGDRTGLADLKRANLEGSLPSGKKAEFSEMLSAEALISLYVFGSATAFLLASHATEDTVEVGEVEEVLTDNGQLALHGVLWELDQDIGSFATSESKLVATVLAFAESLMAKVAARASTAPRLEPFTAASWRVEAEGFTVDGFSPAHAAKSSKLTMTFKKPNEVVGNHIAKYQAMKLAKMIMAYDFERKLNPFAELGGFIFTFMGDGKPGTGKTTLIQMMAGLINDYCQVAGYPFRYQNLSTDNIDSYQGKSGQNAKAFINNIIDPNVIGFGTIDDIDQLAGKRGDRQSSAGQLEITAVLMESFAGANTVVRGNCTFGMFSNYPENVDDALRQRAGARFLVDGPITRDDYIDILYLLMGKNHDIPVGNHEVFSAQEIKKAVTASFESHARPHEEGLERVFDRVNKDIGKLDTIAKLGTYLKGIQEADERFTGRAIKNITDAVKVRAMDFELPDEWMENPDLFLFKDYDTKKAMIDDMRQPITVEMVIQEINRYADSEFRYADKSDEVAIETMIRDFGRQEEAKRRYLEGKG, encoded by the coding sequence ATGAGCCAGACAAGTGATCAGATGGAGTTGCGCGAAGAGGATGTGGTCAAGCACTATGCCGCTGCATTGAGGATGCTTGACGGGTTTGACCACGCGCCGCGCATCGCCGATGCCAGGGAGAACCCTGTCGCGGAGAAGTCCAGCGGCGTTGGCACGCGGCGGCGCTTTCGCAGCACCACGCCGGGGCTGGTCACCAAGCGCACCGCCCGCACCGAAGGCGTTCAGTTGATCGCACGGGTTGAAAGTGCGGATCAGGGCGATGGATTGTGCTCGCCGGTACAGGCGTCAGTGTTGCAGGGGCTGCGCCGTGCCTTGGCCATCGCGCTGGCCGTGGCCGAGCAATATGGGGATCGCACGGGGTTGGCTGATCTGAAGCGGGCCAACCTTGAGGGCAGCTTGCCCAGCGGCAAAAAGGCCGAGTTTTCCGAGATGCTGAGTGCGGAGGCGTTGATCTCGCTTTATGTGTTTGGATCCGCCACGGCGTTCCTTTTGGCCAGTCACGCGACCGAAGACACCGTCGAAGTGGGCGAGGTCGAGGAAGTGCTGACCGACAATGGCCAATTGGCCCTGCACGGCGTCTTGTGGGAGTTGGATCAGGACATCGGATCGTTTGCGACAAGTGAGAGCAAGCTGGTCGCCACCGTTTTGGCATTTGCCGAGTCGCTGATGGCCAAGGTCGCGGCCCGCGCCAGCACTGCGCCGCGCCTGGAACCGTTCACCGCCGCGTCCTGGCGGGTCGAGGCGGAGGGGTTCACCGTTGACGGCTTCAGCCCCGCGCACGCGGCGAAATCGTCCAAACTGACCATGACTTTCAAGAAACCCAACGAGGTCGTCGGGAACCATATCGCCAAATATCAGGCCATGAAACTGGCCAAGATGATCATGGCCTATGATTTCGAGCGCAAGCTGAACCCCTTTGCCGAGTTGGGCGGGTTCATCTTTACCTTTATGGGCGATGGCAAGCCAGGAACGGGGAAAACCACCCTGATCCAGATGATGGCGGGGCTGATCAATGACTACTGTCAGGTGGCGGGATATCCGTTTCGCTATCAGAACCTCAGCACTGATAATATCGACAGCTATCAGGGCAAGTCGGGCCAGAACGCCAAGGCGTTTATCAATAATATCATTGATCCCAATGTTATCGGTTTTGGCACCATTGACGATATTGACCAACTGGCAGGGAAGCGCGGCGACAGACAATCGAGTGCAGGTCAGTTGGAAATCACGGCCGTCTTGATGGAGAGTTTCGCAGGCGCCAATACGGTTGTGCGGGGCAATTGCACCTTCGGCATGTTTTCGAACTACCCCGAGAATGTTGACGACGCGCTGCGTCAGCGGGCAGGTGCGCGTTTTCTGGTGGACGGGCCGATCACCCGGGATGATTACATCGATATCCTGTATCTGCTGATGGGCAAGAACCACGATATTCCGGTGGGCAATCACGAGGTCTTCAGCGCGCAAGAGATCAAGAAGGCCGTCACCGCCAGTTTCGAAAGCCATGCGCGCCCGCACGAAGAAGGGCTTGAGCGCGTGTTTGATCGTGTGAACAAGGACATCGGCAAATTGGATACAATTGCCAAGCTCGGCACCTATCTCAAAGGCATTCAAGAGGCGGATGAGCGGTTTACCGGTCGTGCGATCAAGAACATCACCGATGCGGTGAAGGTCCGCGCGATGGATTTCGAATTGCCCGATGAGTGGATGGAAAACCCCGATCTGTTCCTGTTCAAGGACTACGACACCAAAAAGGCGATGATCGACGACATGCGCCAGCCGATCACCGTGGAAATGGTCATCCAGGAAATCAACCGCTACGCCGATAGCGAGTTCCGCTATGCTGACAAATCCGACGAGGTTGCGATCGAGACCATGATCCGCGACTTTGGTCGACAGGAAGAGGCCAAGCGGCGGTATCTGGAGGGTAAAGGGTGA
- a CDS encoding DUF6638 family protein: MKRLIEKGLMFGNLIRVDSPVLVDRYNRALKHLTGKTTELEDFHVDISGYSPEIGDELDDTLYLNHDGVNRQFILLTTEQKTAPLLNVQFSTSRGILRQFIAQNEAELFALTARDAVAGELVNSVFVADTAARLFDIRQITVEADTTEGTVATAAKLGKMIDQFKSEPDAWFDDVLIAEMIGLAKKTGDVVRNPVKLRQMVFQQDNFWTARFGGIYVFRGVEHPAAIAAGNKGSLGDLPVPYVFDLTETSAIAKFLQLNDLVEPIIKARGIDAAAILHQKMDFVVAEVASKMGEDLSGATRRDLRNLGRRYASNLPEEWQGLAALVRWADEGGDWPHITSEHPAYFYTLRARDHPDADLINMLLAQLTPLDIRQLFICHKEAFYATYATWPDEKKEYVADFLHREYQVDKAGTRRALFGHEAPMAEPQVVPPPIPDIIAQVGPWGAVRRK; encoded by the coding sequence ATGAAGCGGCTGATCGAAAAGGGGTTGATGTTCGGCAACCTGATCCGCGTAGACAGCCCCGTGTTGGTGGATCGGTATAACCGCGCGCTAAAGCACCTGACGGGCAAGACCACCGAACTAGAGGATTTTCACGTTGATATATCCGGTTATTCGCCCGAGATCGGCGACGAATTGGATGATACGCTTTATCTCAACCACGACGGCGTAAACCGGCAGTTTATCCTGCTGACCACCGAACAGAAAACCGCGCCGCTGCTGAACGTGCAGTTTTCCACCTCGCGCGGGATATTGCGCCAGTTCATTGCACAGAACGAGGCGGAATTGTTTGCCTTGACGGCGCGCGATGCTGTCGCGGGCGAATTGGTTAATTCGGTGTTCGTCGCGGACACTGCCGCGCGTCTGTTCGATATCCGTCAGATCACCGTCGAGGCGGATACCACCGAAGGCACGGTGGCCACAGCCGCCAAGCTGGGCAAGATGATTGACCAGTTCAAATCCGAACCCGATGCATGGTTCGATGATGTGCTGATCGCCGAGATGATAGGACTGGCCAAAAAGACCGGCGACGTGGTGCGCAACCCCGTCAAGCTGCGCCAGATGGTGTTCCAGCAAGACAACTTTTGGACTGCCAGGTTCGGCGGTATTTATGTGTTTCGCGGGGTCGAACACCCGGCGGCGATCGCGGCGGGTAACAAGGGCAGCTTGGGTGATTTGCCGGTGCCCTATGTTTTTGATCTGACGGAAACATCGGCGATCGCCAAGTTCCTGCAACTGAATGATCTGGTTGAACCGATCATCAAGGCGCGCGGGATCGACGCGGCGGCGATCCTGCATCAAAAGATGGATTTTGTCGTGGCCGAGGTGGCCAGCAAGATGGGCGAAGACCTGTCAGGCGCCACCCGGCGCGACCTGCGCAATCTGGGGCGGCGCTATGCCTCGAACCTGCCCGAGGAATGGCAGGGGCTGGCCGCACTTGTGCGCTGGGCCGATGAAGGCGGCGACTGGCCGCATATCACCTCAGAGCACCCCGCCTACTTCTATACCCTGCGGGCCAGGGACCACCCGGATGCGGACCTGATCAACATGCTGTTGGCCCAGCTCACTCCGCTGGATATTCGCCAGCTTTTCATCTGCCACAAGGAAGCGTTCTATGCGACCTACGCGACGTGGCCCGACGAGAAAAAGGAATACGTCGCCGACTTTTTGCACCGCGAATATCAGGTCGATAAGGCCGGCACACGCAGGGCGCTGTTCGGTCACGAAGCCCCGATGGCCGAACCACAGGTCGTGCCGCCGCCAATTCCTGATATAATCGCACAAGTCGGCCCCTGGGGCGCGGTGAGGAGAAAATAA
- a CDS encoding DUF1523 family protein has protein sequence MRNFRRIFRITVFVAFGLLLHYALPQKDVARITGTDTIRQDFSSFNRWFFAQADSGNVDGVNRDVLFITAQRKQTYLFGLIRGGDDVMVYRNEDTGWIWPPYFKFDTRDLQGEAQDLVSTAEDPKWVTITHYGWRNRFFTIFPNAIAIKQIDGPDYRPVPWFNIVFFIALIIGILFIRAMWMQFRERTLDPIADKAGDRLDHVNADLAERRGRIRRWLDSWKSK, from the coding sequence ATGCGCAATTTTCGTCGTATCTTCCGCATCACCGTTTTCGTGGCTTTCGGGCTTTTGCTACATTACGCCTTACCGCAAAAGGACGTGGCGCGCATTACCGGTACCGATACGATCCGGCAGGATTTCAGCAGTTTCAACCGCTGGTTCTTTGCGCAGGCCGATAGTGGCAACGTCGACGGCGTGAACCGTGATGTGTTGTTCATCACCGCGCAGCGCAAACAGACCTATCTGTTCGGACTGATCCGCGGCGGTGATGATGTGATGGTCTATCGCAACGAAGATACCGGCTGGATCTGGCCGCCCTATTTCAAGTTCGACACCCGCGATCTTCAGGGCGAGGCGCAGGATTTGGTTTCAACCGCCGAAGACCCGAAATGGGTGACGATCACGCACTATGGCTGGCGCAACCGCTTCTTTACGATCTTCCCCAACGCCATTGCGATCAAACAGATCGACGGGCCGGATTATCGCCCGGTCCCGTGGTTCAATATCGTGTTCTTCATTGCCCTGATCATCGGCATCCTGTTCATCCGCGCCATGTGGATGCAGTTTCGTGAGCGCACGCTTGACCCGATTGCCGACAAGGCAGGTGACCGGCTTGATCACGTCAACGCTGATCTGGCCGAACGGCGGGGGCGCATCCGCCGTTGGCTTGATAGCTGGAAAAGCAAATAG